The following coding sequences are from one Triticum aestivum cultivar Chinese Spring chromosome 5A, IWGSC CS RefSeq v2.1, whole genome shotgun sequence window:
- the LOC123101134 gene encoding uncharacterized protein — MAFSLFPWPFRHRAISSGSGGTGPSKPSAAEGKEEDAEELGVTPQLLDFLRTLSPDAFKAVLCFVAGGSTESAVELSDWQQQHAVLVLARAKELAKVRYDLCPRHMKDKQFWTYILS; from the exons ATGGCCTTCTCCTTGTTCCCATGGCCATTCCGCCATCGAGccatcagcagcggcagcggcggaaCCGGCCCAAGCAAACCCTCCGCCgcggaggggaaggaggaggacgcagaggaGCTCGGCGTCACGCCGCAGCTCCTTGACTTCCTCCGGACACTCTCCCCTGACGCCTTCAA GGCGGTGCTATGCTTTGTCGCAGGAGGATCCACGGAGTCGGCGGTCGAGCTCTCGGACTGGCAGCAGCAGCACGCCGTCCTCGTGCTTGCCAGAGCCAAG GAACTCGCTAAGGTCCGCTATGATCTGTGCCCACGCCACATGAAGGACAAGCAGTTCTGGACATACATCTTGTCGTAA